The following is a genomic window from bacterium.
GTCTGTTGGGTTGGCTTACTTATAAAATATCTTATTGGCTTTTATTAATAGAATACCGATAGTTATGGCAACTCCTATTAAGTTCCAGTGTTCCCCGTTTAGTAATGCCTGTTTCACCGAAAACATCTCTCTATTTTTAGGTCCTTTTAATTTTGGTAAAAATGAAGGCACCTGTTTTTTGTAATCTATATATGTCTGCCCGAATATCTCTGTTAAAACCTTTTCTTCCGAAACAATTGTAGGTATATACGCAATTGGAAAAAAGATGAGAAAATATAACAGAATAAATATGTTAAAAGATGCCACAACAAACCCCAAACATATAAGAAAACTTCCCAAATAAAGAGGGTTGCGACATAAACTGTACGGACCGGTAGTTGTAAGCACTCTGTTTTTCTTGATAACGCCAGCTGAAACAAATCTTATAACCAGTCCAGCTAAAATTAAAGGTAATCCAAGAAGAATATATTTGTTACCACCATTTCCTAACAAAGCGACAAAAACAAAAAACAACCATCCCAAAGTAGTTCTCTTTTTTGATATATTCACAATGAAATTAGTTCTATATTTCCCCATAAAAACATCTCTCTTTCTTTGATTATTAACATTCCCTCTATAAAAGGAAACTTTTTTATCTCTTTTTCTATCTTATCTTTCTCTATTCTATCCTTTACTATATTGCAAAAATATGTTGCTGCGCCGTCTGAAAAAGTCGCAGACCTTGAGACCACAGTCACAGCATCAGCGTTACCATAACTAAAAGAATGCCCAACAGTTCCGCTTGAGGTGGCTATCCCCAGAGGCAATAAACCTCCTTTAAATTTTATTCCTAACCTCATAGAAAAAGGAGAAGTTCCAGCATAAATTGCCACTACAAACTCGTTCTGCATACGGGCATAAATATCTCCACCGTTTTCTATAAAGATTTCATCAGTTTCAGAAAACAACTTCTCACCTACCACCTCAGCAATAGCTCCAGACACCGATGCCATAGGACCAGTATCTGTCATCTCGCTTGATAAACACATAAGTTTAATTATTCTGCTTTCCGTATCACAAATTAAAGGAGAAAAAGATATATAAAACTCTGGGTTCTCCTCAATATATCTTTTAATAATATCTCTCTGC
Proteins encoded in this region:
- a CDS encoding isoprenylcysteine carboxylmethyltransferase family protein gives rise to the protein MGKYRTNFIVNISKKRTTLGWLFFVFVALLGNGGNKYILLGLPLILAGLVIRFVSAGVIKKNRVLTTTGPYSLCRNPLYLGSFLICLGFVVASFNIFILLYFLIFFPIAYIPTIVSEEKVLTEIFGQTYIDYKKQVPSFLPKLKGPKNREMFSVKQALLNGEHWNLIGVAITIGILLIKANKIFYK
- a CDS encoding UPF0280 family protein, coding for MNKANFKERFYRDMATSSGLKRYTIKVEETDLLVMSQKFLKREVQGEVVKQRDIIKRYIEENPEFYISFSPLICDTESRIIKLMCLSSEMTDTGPMASVSGAIAEVVGEKLFSETDEIFIENGGDIYARMQNEFVVAIYAGTSPFSMRLGIKFKGGLLPLGIATSSGTVGHSFSYGNADAVTVVSRSATFSDGAATYFCNIVKDRIEKDKIEKEIKKFPFIEGMLIIKEREMFLWGNIELISL